The following nucleotide sequence is from Nitrososphaerota archaeon.
GACTCTATCGGACGTGTATTCTGCAGTGACCGGCGCCGTGGGAGCCCTGAAGGGTCCCCTCCATGGGGGAGCGAACGAGAAGGTAATCGAGATGACCATGGAGATTGGGAATCCCGAAAACGCCGAGTCCTACGTCGACGCCCTCCTCGCCAAGAGACAGAAGATTACTGGCTTCGGTCACAGGGTCTACAAGACCATGGACCCCAGGGCCCGGATTCTGAAGGACATGGCCCAAAAGTTCATTCGCAGCGAGAAGGAGAAGAAGGTGTTCCAGATCCTCGAAAAGACCGAGGAGATGATGCTGACCTGGAAGAACCTCTACCCTAACGTCGACCTCTACTCCGGGCTGGTGCTCAACCGCGTGGGGATCCCGAGCTACCTCTTCACCCCCGTATTCGCAGTCGGGAGGTCCCCCGGCTGGCTCGCCCACATCCTGGAGCAGTACTCTGACAACCGAATAATCAGGCCGAGGGCAGACTACATCGGCCCCCCGAGGACACAGTACGTCCCAATCGAGAAGCGCTCCTCCACGCCCGTGAGCAAGCGATGAGGGTAGAGGCTCTCGTCAGGCGGACTCCGGTCACCATAAGCGCCAACGCGACCATCAAGCAGGCGGCCGAGGTCTTCGCGCGCGAGAAGATAGGGCTCC
It contains:
- a CDS encoding citrate synthase (catalyzes the formation of citrate from acetyl-CoA and oxaloacetate), with protein sequence TLSDVYSAVTGAVGALKGPLHGGANEKVIEMTMEIGNPENAESYVDALLAKRQKITGFGHRVYKTMDPRARILKDMAQKFIRSEKEKKVFQILEKTEEMMLTWKNLYPNVDLYSGLVLNRVGIPSYLFTPVFAVGRSPGWLAHILEQYSDNRIIRPRADYIGPPRTQYVPIEKRSSTPVSKR